CGCCGCAGGCGAGCACCCTCTCACATAAATTTTCTTAAAAATTAACAAAGGCTCATATTTCTAATAAGATTTTAAAGAAAATTCAGATTTTATAATATTTAAACCTAAATTATGCCTATCTGGATGAAATGTCACACTCCTATCCTTCTATAAGGCTGTACAGCAGTTCTATTTCTTCCTTCCATATGGCGGGATCTATTGTTTCCAGGGTAATGGGCATATTATCAAATCTGGGATCATTCATAAATCTTTTAAAAAAGTCCATTCCCAACATCCCCTTTCCAATACTTTCGTGTCTGTCTTTTTTACAGGCTAATCCATACATAGAATCATTCAGGTGGATTCCCTTCAGATATTCAAATCCAATCAGATTTTCAAACTCCTCCAATGTCTTTTTATATCCCTCTTCGGTGGCTAAGTCATACCCGTAGTCGAATGTATGGCAGGTATCGAGTAAGACTCCTACACGATCCTTATTCTCTACCCTGTCTATAATTTCCTTTAACTCCTCAAAGTTCCCACCTATGGTATTTCCCTTGCCGGCTGTATTTTCAAGGACTACAGTGATATACTCTGTGGCTTTGACAGCTTCATTGATCCCACGAGCTATAAGGTCGTACCCCTCCTCCAGTGAGATCAATCCCAGATGGCTCCCGCAGTGTAAATTCACATATTTTAATCCCAGCTGTTCCCCTCTTTTCAGCTCATCGATGAGGGCATCCAATGATTTCTGCCATTTTTCAGGATCGGAATTAGCCAGGTTGATAAGATATCCGGCATGGGGCATGATATAATCGGTGTTAAAATTATATTTTTTTATCTCATCCTTAAATTTATTGATCACCTTATCGTCATAATCTTTGGCAACCCATCTTTTTTGATTTTTTAAAAACATTGCAAAGGCTGTCCCGCCGATATCGTGAGCGTTTTTAGGAGCGTTAAAAACTCCCCCGCTGACACTGACGTGCGCCCCGAGAAATTTATTTATTTTATGTTTTTTTTCCATTAATATACCTCCAGTTAAACTTTGTAATCATTATAACATAAGAATGGTTTAAATAAAAGAAAGAGAAAACTATATCAATAAAAAAAGACTAAAATTAATATTAGTCTTTTTAAATAACATTTAAATATATTTCTATCTCAAATTCATCTTTAGGATCACCTTTTTTTCCATTATAATTATTTCTTCCTCTAGTATCTCTATTCTTTTAGTATAAATCTCTTTGTTTAAATTTCCGTCAATGTAAGCATCCAACAATTTGAAGTTTCCTGTAGCTGTCAGACTTTCTATTTCATCTATTCTGGTTACCCCTATGTCCTTATTCAATATATTTTCTGCATAATACCCTTATTTTGATTATACCAAACAGATTTTTTAACAAAAAAAAATAGGATACCCTATTTAGAATATCTTATTTTAATGTATCGTCATATTTAGTTTAGTAACCTCTAGATCCATTCATCATTCCGCCGCCCATATGTCTGCCACTTTCATTCATCATTCCGTCACCCATATGTCCATTCATGCCTTTATATCCCATAGTTATTCCAAATTTATCCTCTACATTCTTTCTAAATTTCATATCATCTAATCTTTGTTTAGCTTTCATATCTGATATTTGGTTATTCACTCTTTCTACACTCTGCCAATTTACTTTGTCTTTTGAGAGTAATTTTTCTAATTCTAATTGCTTAGATCTTATGTCTAAACCTTTTTTATAGTTAGCCTCCCTTCTATCCTGCATCATATTGGTTAATTCATTCTGCTGGCTTACCGATAACTCATTCATCATTTGAGTATAGTTGATCCCTCTTTGACCGTTGTTATTCATATTTATCTGGTTGTTTTTTACTGCTGCAAATGACAATGCCGATACTATTAATAATCCTACGATAATTTTCTTTTTCATTTTAATCACATCCTTTTATCTTCTTATACTTAAGTATACAAGAACTGTGTGAAAATTATGTGAAGAATAAAAAAAACTTCACCTGCTGGTGAAGTCTTTTTATCAGAATCTTATTTTTACTCCTATTCCTTCATCATATTCTGAGTGAGTGTTTGCTGTAAATGAAATCCACTTTCTATATCTGTATTCCAGCTCCAAAAGATATTCTCCTTGGGTATCTATTTCCCAATTAAACTGGAGTTTGTCGGTAAGTTGCAGTTCGTTGGAAAACACGATCTCTATATCCCCATCATCGTAAAGTTTCAGTTCAGATTCTATTAAGAGTGGGAGAAGGTACTCGATACCTAAAAATCCTCTGTTGTCTATTTCTCCGTCATCCTCTTCATTAAAATTGAATCCCAAGGTTAAAGACAGGTTACGGTTTATATACCTGCTATAGTAGAGATCCAGGTCATGCTCTCCTTCATAGGAAACTTCACCACTTAGGGAGAGAGTATTCTTTGTATTGAAGGATGAGAAATTGGCGGCTGAGTAGTTGGTAGCTCCAGCAACATCCCCTTTGTAAAACCACTTTCTATCCGAGGAGAGCTTAGTGGACAGAGCTTTGGGAAGTTCCTCATTGTTGTAGCTTACTATCCTGGACATCCCTGTTTTCATGTGATATAAGTTATGACAGTGAAAAAACCAGTCCTTTTCCTCGTTGGCCAAAAACTCTATCTCTACAGTCTGCATGGGAGGAACATCTACAGTGTGTTTCAGTGGAGAATTAGGGCCATGCTTGTTTATGACCCTGAAGAAGTGTCCGTGTAGATGGAGGGGATGGTGCATCATAGTCTCATTTTCCAAAACAAATTTTATCTTTTCTCCCTTGCGGATGAGGATTTTGTCGCTTTCCGACAATGCCTTATTGTTAAAGGTCCAGACATACCTTTCCATATCGCCTGTAAGTTTTAGACGGATAATTTTCTCCTGGAGATCGTTACTGTATTCCGTTGATTTCATAGCCATTAGAAAGTCGTATGAAGAGGCTTTCCCCTTAGAGTTCATGGACATGTCATGGTTCATCATACTGATTTCCATAGGCATCATATGAGAAGTTTTTTCTTCATCTTTCGTCATCTGTATTTCACCAATATGGAGCATGGTGTCTCCCGTGCCATCCTGGGCAGAAGCTTTAAATGTTCCTCCGGCTTCAACAATAAGATCGTAGGTTTCAGCAACTCCCATGAGGATATCATCCCTATGAACGGGCATAACGTTCAAACCATCTGCAGCTACTACCTTCATAGTTCCCTTTGAATAAGAAAGGTTAAAGTAAGTTGATGCTGCTGCATTTATGACCCTTAATTTTATAGGAGTTCCTTCCTTAATATTTTTCAGGGATATCTTTTTTTGTCCATTTATGAGGAATGCATCATACCCCACGTCTGAAAGATCCATGGGACCCATTCTCGTTAAAGAGCTCATCAATCTTTCACTTATTTGTCCTTTCCTGACTACTCTTTCCCAGGACTGAACCGTCCCTTTCTTTAAAGCGTAATAGTCACCATCTTTCTTTAAGTTTCTAAGTACCCGATCCGGAGATTCATCGGTCCAATCTGAAAGGACAGCTACATACTCTGTCATAGTTTCTTTTTTATCTTTGGGATGGATTACTATACTGCCGTATACTCCTCGCTGTTCCTGAAGACCAGTATGGGAATGATACCAGTATGTTCCCGACTGTATCAGAGGAATTTCATATGTAAATGATGTTTCTGGGAGGATCGGAGGGGTATTAAGGTAGGGAACACCATCCTGATCATTTGGAACGAGGAGTCCATGCCAGTGGATAGAGGTCTCTACATCCATTTTATTGTTGAAGGTTACTCTGAGAAGATCTCCTTCTGTAAATTCCAGAGTCGGACCTGGAATACCGCCGTTTAATGTCATAGCCATTACCGGAGTACCTGTAAAATTAACTTCGGTATAGGCTATATCAATTTCATATTCCACAACCTTGGCAGTGGATATAACTGATAAAATTATATAGATAAATAGATATAAATACTTTTTCATATTTTTCCCCCTTTTTCTGATGGCTTTGAATCTCAATCTCTGAAATTTATAATTATACTGTATTTTATACTCTCTATTTTCCCTGTTCCTCTTTACTGTT
This sequence is a window from Psychrilyobacter piezotolerans. Protein-coding genes within it:
- the nfo gene encoding deoxyribonuclease IV; translation: MEKKHKINKFLGAHVSVSGGVFNAPKNAHDIGGTAFAMFLKNQKRWVAKDYDDKVINKFKDEIKKYNFNTDYIMPHAGYLINLANSDPEKWQKSLDALIDELKRGEQLGLKYVNLHCGSHLGLISLEEGYDLIARGINEAVKATEYITVVLENTAGKGNTIGGNFEELKEIIDRVENKDRVGVLLDTCHTFDYGYDLATEEGYKKTLEEFENLIGFEYLKGIHLNDSMYGLACKKDRHESIGKGMLGMDFFKRFMNDPRFDNMPITLETIDPAIWKEEIELLYSLIEG
- a CDS encoding multicopper oxidase domain-containing protein, whose translation is MKKYLYLFIYIILSVISTAKVVEYEIDIAYTEVNFTGTPVMAMTLNGGIPGPTLEFTEGDLLRVTFNNKMDVETSIHWHGLLVPNDQDGVPYLNTPPILPETSFTYEIPLIQSGTYWYHSHTGLQEQRGVYGSIVIHPKDKKETMTEYVAVLSDWTDESPDRVLRNLKKDGDYYALKKGTVQSWERVVRKGQISERLMSSLTRMGPMDLSDVGYDAFLINGQKKISLKNIKEGTPIKLRVINAAASTYFNLSYSKGTMKVVAADGLNVMPVHRDDILMGVAETYDLIVEAGGTFKASAQDGTGDTMLHIGEIQMTKDEEKTSHMMPMEISMMNHDMSMNSKGKASSYDFLMAMKSTEYSNDLQEKIIRLKLTGDMERYVWTFNNKALSESDKILIRKGEKIKFVLENETMMHHPLHLHGHFFRVINKHGPNSPLKHTVDVPPMQTVEIEFLANEEKDWFFHCHNLYHMKTGMSRIVSYNNEELPKALSTKLSSDRKWFYKGDVAGATNYSAANFSSFNTKNTLSLSGEVSYEGEHDLDLYYSRYINRNLSLTLGFNFNEEDDGEIDNRGFLGIEYLLPLLIESELKLYDDGDIEIVFSNELQLTDKLQFNWEIDTQGEYLLELEYRYRKWISFTANTHSEYDEGIGVKIRF